GGCCTTAAGCTTTGACCACTTTCATATAGTTTTTTTATCTCCTTTAATACTTTTTCCCGAGACCATTTCTTTCGATTTCTAGACTCTTCATAATCTATCCCGCAGGCCTCTAGAGCTTTCCTCCACGAACCGAAAACCTTCCGGGCCTTAAGGTAAAGCCTTGGGTGTTCCTTAGCCACATTGGAAGGTTTTTTACCGGGGACTCTATATAGGGCGTTAATCTCGCTTCTTATTTTCTCGGCTTGTTTCTTCACGTAATAAACAAGCGCAAGAGGGGTGCCAAAACGTAACTCACTATAGAGACTGTCATTTTAAGGAAGGCTCTATCAAATAGTTGCCCGATTTTCAGACAACTTACAATCTTTAACCTTGCTCTTTTGTATTGTCTTCTGAGATGTACGCCCAGATCTTTATGATACGCATAACCCAAATAAGCTTGGAGCCGTAGCCTAACCAGGGTTTTCCACTTCACGCGTCTCAGGTTTTTTCTTCCTAATTCTAAGGGTTTTACCTGATTGTTCCATCTGAGTAGAGCGTGTATAAGCAGAAGAAGGTAACAGTGCTTGAATGTTTCAACAGGGTTAGAAAAAAGTAAAAAAGAGAGGCTTTTATTAAGTTTTATTCGTATCCTAATCAGGTGACATCTAGAATTTGATTTTACTTGCAGCTCAATCCATCTCTTCCCAGATTTTAATCCTAGAAGGGGAGTGTATTAATTGTTAGTTTTATTAGGTTATCACTAAAATTGTCCCTTGATTCAGGAAGCATTTTATAATAAAAAGTGAGTAACAAAGATAAGCTAGGAGAGGGTGGGGAAATGCTTGCTATTTTTCAATATTTTCTGAAATGTTCTTTTTATTTCTCTCCATTATTTAATCTTGTCTTGATATTTATATTCTCTTTCGGTCTCATCGGCGGTTGTGGTGGTGGGGGTGGAGGTGGTGGGGGAGTGGTTCCTCCTCCGGAAGTAACTGGAAATAAGCTTAATGTGGAGATCATCGGGGCTTCGATATCGCCTGACAGAAGACCGATCGTAACTTTCAGGCTTACGGATGATGAGGGAGACCCGATAGGAACGGACGGGGTTAGCATGAATTGGGTAATTTCCAGGATCGAAAGAGGAAAATCCGAGTACATTGACTATATTACCCGGGTTCAAACAAGCCCTACTACCGGCGAATCAGCCGTACAGGCCAGTTCAGAGAGTTCGTCAGAGGGTAGTTTTCAGAACCTGGGCAACGGGGTATTTACCTACACATTTGCTTTTGTTCTTCCGGAGAACTTTGATAGCAATATTACTCATACGGTGGGTGTTTATGCGACTAAGACTATAGGAAGCCAGAGATTTGTCTCAAACGCCACTTTCGATTTTATACCTGCGGGCGGTCAGGTCTCGACCGTTAGGGATATAGTAAGAGTGGAAACATGCAATACCTGCCACGACCCGTTAGAAGCGCACGGAGGTGCTAGGAGGGACGTTAGACTATGCGTGCTTTGTCATTCCACGGAGATTGAAGACCCGTCTAGCGGAGAAATTGTAGAACATATAGACCCGGGAACCGGAAACAACATCGGTTTTGAAATCATGATCCACAAGATTCATTACGCCGAAGAACTCCCAAGCGTCCAGGCTGGTATTCCTTACCGGTTCGAGGCTTTTATGGATCAAATACTGGACTTTTCACATGTAGCCTTTCCCCAGGATGCGAGGAACTGCACCAAGTGTCATACCGGGGCAACCCAGAGCGAGAACTTCAAGAATAACCCCACTAGAAATGCCTGCGGCTCTTGTCATGATGATGTTAACTTTGTGAGTGGAACAAACCATGGCGGAGGTATACAGCTCGACGATAACAATTGTTCCGGATGCCATATTCCGTTCTTCGGTAAGGAGTTTGACCTGTCGGTAGAAGGCAGTCATACGATACCGGTGAAATCGGCGCAGATTGCCGGAGTAAATTTTGAGATTGTGCGGGTTGAGAGTGCAGAAACCGGAGCCTCCACGGTAAAACCCGGCGAGCATCCCAAGGTCACCTTTAATATCACCACTGACCTGGGAGAAACAATACCACCCACGGATATGAATTTTTTAAGACTTACCCTAGCCGTACCGACAAGGGAATATTCGGGCCAGGATTACAATGGTGACGGGGAGATAGTGTCAGGCGACCCGACAAGCCCCTGGACGCCCGGTGGGGAGAATTATATACAGGAGACGATTAATGTACCCGGTGCAGCCGAAGGCCCTGACGCCGACGGTAATTTTACTTATACCTTTAAAGCCATGATACCTAACGATGCGTCTGGAAGCGGAGCCGTGGGGATTGAAGGCTATAAGTGCGCCACTGTTCAGGGAGCGAATCAAAGAAGGGGAGGGATAGCATGTACTCCCCCTCCTAATTCGCCGGACCTCAATGGAAATGGAATAGAGGATGTAGGCGAGGTGTTTAACGAGGTCCGTTTTGCTGGACACAACGTGGTTTCTTATTTCCCTATAACCGATGAAGAAGCCGTTCCGCGGCGGATGGCGGTTGATACCTCTACAAAATGTATAGCTTGCCACGGGGTATTTTCCAGGGATTTCAGTGTCCACGGCAACATTAGAAACGACAGTGAATACTGTGCCCTGTGCCATAACCCTTCGCACGACACGTTGAGCCGACAACTCCCTCCCGTAGGTGAGACCGCTTTGACCAATTCCCTCGATTTTAAGGTCTTTATTCATAAGATACATACTGGAGAGAATTTAACTAAGCAACCGTATTTACTATATTCGCCACCGGGCGGTACTTTCCCCAACCAGTCTGAAAGGGCGGTTAATTTTGGGGAGGTTCGCTATCCCGGCAATACAGCAGACTGTGAGGCATGTCATTTGAGGGGGACAAATACCCTAATTCCAGGAACCGGTGTTTTGGGGGATGACGTGTTGCCATCTACTAACCACGAGTTCACAAGGGGATTTAACACCAAGACAATCACAGAAACCTTCTTTACTCAACCGGTTATTTCTGTTTGCACCTCTTGTCATGACAGTCTTGGAGTGAGTGCGGACGGAGAAGCGTTAACCGGGGAAGGCCATCTTGCCGGCCCGCAGGCCGAGGGTGATTGCGCCAACTGTCACATAGCTGGTGATCCACTCGGCGTGGAAGAGGTGCATCTGCCTCCACTTCCGCCTGAGGAGAGAATAATTCGTCCGCAACCGGTAGATTAAGGGTAATTAAATGAAGAGGTCCCTGCTTGTAGCGTCAGTCTTTCTACTTCTCGGTTGTGTAGGCGGTGACGACGAGGGGCAAGATTTCGGCAACATATTCGAGGGTACTGACGGACTAATCTTAACTCAGGAAGACCACCCGGACGGCTGGGGTCGTTCGGATTGTTTTGCCTGCCATCCCATAAATGAGATACATAGGGTAGACCGAACCGGAGGGCTTCTCCCTTTGGAAGATATACAAGAGTTTGTCGAGCAGGAGGGGCTTGATAGCTGTCCCATATGTCACGGGGATAATGGAGTGATGGAGTAGGTGAGAAAGACACTTATAGCCGCAACATTTTTTGCTTATATATCAATATCTATCAATGGTGTAACAGTTTACGGTCAAGTCTATGGTCAGGGCGAGGTATTTTTACCCCAATCCTTGGGCTTCTTTGGAAATTTTTATTCGGTATTCCAAGCACCTAGTCCTTTACTTCGGCCGGATGGAACCGAAAAAAACATTTATCCTTTCTACCAGTATCTGGAATTCAACACCGTCAGCCCGGACGGGCGTGTCTCGTTTAACACCTTTTTGAGAGGAAGGGAAATCTTCAACGGAGAGGACTATTCCTTTGATGTGTATAATGCTTTTTTTCAGTTTAACAATACCTCCAGGTCTCTCGAATTGCGATTGGGAAGGCAAATCATCACCGAGAGCTTTAATTTTTTCCTGCTGGACGGGGGGCTGGTCCGGTATCGTCCGGTCGATGGAATCGAGCTTGTGGCCTATGGGGGTTATCAGGACAAGGATATTCAACCGGAGCCTGAAGAGCCCCTGGAGAGTTCTACCGTGTTCGGTGTCAAGATCAAGTCCGATAAGCTTCTCGGCTCGATAATATCCCTCGGTTATGAATTCTTCAACCCGGACGATTTTTCCACCAGACATTTCATTAACTTTGCCTTCAACCGGGTGATTCCCTTCACCAAATCTGCGGACATTTATAGTTTGGTCGAGTTTGACGTCGGGGAGGGGAATCTCGCCCTCTTTACCGTCGGCGTCGGGATTACCCCGCTCAAATCGGTGCATTTAAACCTGGAATACGATACCTACAAACCGGATGAGGACCGTGATGAATACCTGATAGATGCCATCTTT
The Thermodesulfobacteriota bacterium DNA segment above includes these coding regions:
- a CDS encoding OmcA/MtrC family decaheme c-type cytochrome — encoded protein: MLAIFQYFLKCSFYFSPLFNLVLIFIFSFGLIGGCGGGGGGGGGVVPPPEVTGNKLNVEIIGASISPDRRPIVTFRLTDDEGDPIGTDGVSMNWVISRIERGKSEYIDYITRVQTSPTTGESAVQASSESSSEGSFQNLGNGVFTYTFAFVLPENFDSNITHTVGVYATKTIGSQRFVSNATFDFIPAGGQVSTVRDIVRVETCNTCHDPLEAHGGARRDVRLCVLCHSTEIEDPSSGEIVEHIDPGTGNNIGFEIMIHKIHYAEELPSVQAGIPYRFEAFMDQILDFSHVAFPQDARNCTKCHTGATQSENFKNNPTRNACGSCHDDVNFVSGTNHGGGIQLDDNNCSGCHIPFFGKEFDLSVEGSHTIPVKSAQIAGVNFEIVRVESAETGASTVKPGEHPKVTFNITTDLGETIPPTDMNFLRLTLAVPTREYSGQDYNGDGEIVSGDPTSPWTPGGENYIQETINVPGAAEGPDADGNFTYTFKAMIPNDASGSGAVGIEGYKCATVQGANQRRGGIACTPPPNSPDLNGNGIEDVGEVFNEVRFAGHNVVSYFPITDEEAVPRRMAVDTSTKCIACHGVFSRDFSVHGNIRNDSEYCALCHNPSHDTLSRQLPPVGETALTNSLDFKVFIHKIHTGENLTKQPYLLYSPPGGTFPNQSERAVNFGEVRYPGNTADCEACHLRGTNTLIPGTGVLGDDVLPSTNHEFTRGFNTKTITETFFTQPVISVCTSCHDSLGVSADGEALTGEGHLAGPQAEGDCANCHIAGDPLGVEEVHLPPLPPEERIIRPQPVD